The Marivirga salinae DNA window ATAGTGTTGGCGACTTCTATTGCAGAAACAAGTCTAACGATTGAAGGCATAAAAGTAGTGATTGACACAGGCTTAAAAAAGAATTCCATTTTTGATCCGAATACTGCTTTAAACAGCTTAAAAACAGAATCAATTTCACAAGATGAAGCCACTCAACGAGCAGGAAGAGCAGGAAGATTAGCAGCAGGTAAATGTTACAGAATGTGGACAGAAGCTGAACAAAACCTAAAGCCAAGCCATCGATTAGCGGAAATCTTACATGCTGATTTAGCAAACCTAAAATTGGATTTGGCTGCTAGAAATATTCATGAAAGCAAAAGACTTTTCTGGCTCACACCTCCCCCATTAGATAAGCTTATTTATGCTGAAAATCTATTAATTCAGTTGGAGGCATTAAACGAAGATAAAAACATCACAGAAATCGGAAAGCAAATGCATCAATTGCCTTGTCATCCGCGATTGGCGCATATGTTGGTAAAATCTACTGAGAATTTATCTTTAGCTATTGATTTAGCATCTCTTTTAGAAGAAAAAGATCCATTATATAAGAAAGCTGGAGCTGACATAAGCGAAAGAATTCAAATGTTAAGAACACTTCGAGGTGAAAACAGGCTAGGAAGAAATTTCAAGAAAATTGAGAAAATAGCGCATTCCTACCGAGCACTTTTCAAAATTAAAGAAGACAATAAAGAAGTTGACCCTTATGCTATTGGCTTTTTATTGGCAATGGCATATCCTGATAGAATTGCCTCCGCAAAAAGAGGAAATAATGCGCAATTTCAATTATCAAATGGAAGTATTGCTGCCATTGGCCATAAAGATGAGTTGGCAGATGAAAGCTGGCTGACCGTTGCCAATATGGATGCGCGAGGCGGAATGGGAAAAATCTTCTTAGCGGCACCTCTGAATCCAAAAGATTTGATGCCGTTGGTGAAAAATCAAAGAAATGTTTCTTGGGATTTTGATGAAGATGAATTTGAGGTCAGCAATGATTTAAGCATAGGCAACATCACTTTAAAAAAAGAAGAATTGGATGATGAACCCAATTCGAAGGAGAAAAGAAAAGCAATCATAAAAGCCATTCAACTTCATTATGATGAAATTTTAAATGTAAATGATGAATTTCTCAATTACTTAGAGGAAATTAAAGAACAAAAAAACGAAACGGAATATTCGGATATCAATTTAGCATTTCTAGGCATCACTGCAGAAAAATGGTTGCCTGAAGGAATAGAAAATGAAGAGAATATTTTCAAAAGTATTCAGGAGTTATCGCTTACAACAATTCTGAAAAGTTTATTGAAGGCTTGATTATTATCAGAATCCACACTCATCAGAGGGTTTTCAAAGTCTAACGTATAACTCGAATCCGACAGCTCAGTGTCTGACACATATCCCAAATCTCTCAACTTTTAGGATTTTGAATACTAACTATTATATATCTTATGATTACTAGCTTTAATTATCATCCTCCTCCTCTTCTTCTTCTTCTTCTTCTTCTTCTTCCTCCTCTTCTTCCACTGGAGGTAGAGGAAAATGAGTGAAAGATTCTCTTAAGCTATCTTCTTCAAAAAATGTACTGATGCTAAAGCTTTTAGGTTTAATATCATCCAATTGAAAATAGGCCGTATCAGTACTTTCCCAAACAAAAACTACGGTATCAATAGGTGTTTCAGCTGTTATGGTAGGCGGCACAAACCAAAAACCTCTTAAAGTATCTGTAGAAATCCCACATGTATCAGCCGGATTTATATACCAAAGCGAATCTTTATCTTTAGTATCAGCAGTAAAATTAAAAATCAATTGCCTAGGAACAGCACATGAATCAAAGGAAACTTGTTCATTAAATAAGAATCGCTCGTCTAAGCTCCATCTTTTAATATCTTGATTGGATAATAACCTTCTTACCTCTGCCCTTCTGAAGTCATCAAAAGTAGGCTCGTCAGGCAGACATGCACTAAGAAAAAATAAAAGTAGTAAAACGTATCCAATATTTTTCATTCCGCAAATATAGTGGTTTAAATATTCGGGATAATAAAAATGAGACAAGAATTAAAAAGATTCACATTACCGCTTACTTCATAAAATTTTAGTCTGATAATTAAGAAATAATTGAATACGATATAATATTTCTAACCATAAATTAAACTATAAGATGAATTAAAGCTATTTATAAGCCTGCATATAATGCTACAATTGTAAGATTAAGATTTAGCAGAAATTAAAAAATTTGGGATTCGTATTCAATAACGACTCAATCTATAATTATTTAGGTTTTTATTTAGATATTTATTAGCTTACTTTCGATAAACTAAATGTATTATTCGATTAACTATAGTATTTTTCACACCAATTAATATTTGTAAATTTGTATAATGTTAAAATCGAATGGCTATATAAAATATTTTTTAGTAATAGGAATCGTCACGTTTTCGATTCTATTCTTTCATAATGATAGCTATGCTCAATGCGCTAATATAAGTGGACAAGCAAGTGGAGTGAGTCCTGGAGTCGGTTGTTCACCTCATTTAGTTAATTTCACAACTGATTATGACGTCATAAATTTAACTGCAGCCGATATTGCCTATGAAGTTGATTGGGGTGATGGAAATACTGATGTATATGTACTTGGTTCAGATGCTGAAATCACAACAAGTGTTGTAAATGCAAGTACCACCAAAATTAGTTTAGCTGCAAATCACACTTTTGTCTCAGGAACAATGTGTAGATACGAAATCACAGCAAACTTAAGATTCGATGGAACTTCATGTACTGAACAACAACTACAACCTGTGGTTGTTTGGGATAATGATAATGTTAATGGTGGTACAGTGGCTATGGATCCAGATGAATACGAAGTTTGTGCTGGGTCTGAAGTTACAGTAAATTTTACGGATATAACTGACTTTAATTGTACTCCTCCTGATTACATGGATTCCAATCCAAACTTTTTTGCTAGAACATACGCATTTGAATATGGTACTTTTAATAGCATCGCCAACATTGAGGTTGATGGTGCGGTTAGAACCTATCCTTATTATGATGGTGTAGTTTTCACAACACCTGACGGTGATTTAGATAATGATGGTCAGCTAACTTACGATATTTTTGTACCAGGATCAGCCAATGTAACGGAACAATTTGAAGTTACACTCTATTACTGGAATTTTTGTAATCCTTTTAATGGAAATCCAGCCGCACCAAATTTTGGAGACGCACAAACCGCAACGGCTTTAATTACGATTGTACCACCCCCTGAACCTGAACCACAAGTCTTTGATGCAAATGAAGATTTTGCTACTGAATCTGGAAACAATAGCTTTTGGTATGACAACACACAACCAACACAAACATTTTGTGCTGATCAAATAATACATTTTAGACAAGATCCTTCTGCAAATCCAGGTACGGATTATGCTTGGGATTTTGATTGGGACGGTACAATAGCAGGTTTTGATTCTACAGCAAACGGAGCAAGTACTAGCTTTTCATATGATGCTTTAACATATGCAGGTCAAACAGTAGAAATTGGTCTAAAAATTTCTCGAGGAGATGTTGGAACGCCTTGTATTTTTTATGAAAGCATTGAAATCGAAATTGAAGAAGGTCCACAAGCAAGTTTCACATTAGATGAAAATGATGGATGTGAAGAAGTTACCTTTAATACTACCAACACTTCAAATGATGCAACCGATTATGAATGGTCAATAACTCAAATCTCTGGACCTGCAGGAACTATAGAGGATATTACTGCTCAAGAAAATAGTGTTAATTTATCAAACGTTACTATAACAGGTCCTGGAACTTATGAAGTAGAACTTTTAGCTACTTCTACCCTTGTTACCTCTTGTCCAAATTCAACTACCAGAACAATTACAATTTATGATAATCCAGCAGCAGACTTCACTGCAGATGATGTTTGTTTTGGAGATGATTTGATATTTGAAGATCTCTCAAATATCACAACAGTTGTAAATAGTGACAATATTGACAATTGGGAATTTGTATTTGATTTTAACAATACTGATTACACCACAGATCCTGAAGGAACTTTTAATGCTCAAACTATTACAACATTAGCATCTGGAGATTTTACTGGTAACGAATATGCTCACACTTATCCTGCTGCTGGCACTTATAATGTAGCATTGAGAGTTATAACAGCAAATGGTTGCGTTTCTGCAGTTGATACAGCTTCGGTTGTGGTGAAAAATAATCCTATTTCAAATTTTGAATTTGCCGATAACGGAATTGACTATACTCAAGATTTGTGTCCAGGTACTCCTATAGAAATAAAAAACACTTCCCCAGCAGGACAAACAGACCCTGCTGTTGACCAATATTATCTTGAAATAATTTCAGAAGATGGAGCTAATGATGGCTTTTTTCCAACTTTCCCTGCCGCTTTTGTTTTACCTGGCGATTCTGCAATAATAAATCCTAATCCAGGTGATTTGCCAAATCCAAATTCAAGTGCTGAATATACTTATGAATTTTATATCATTGCAGAAGGTGACAATAATTGTGACACAAGAGAAGGTCCTATTTCTATTACTTTACTACCTGCACAAGCTGCTGAATTTGACATATTTGAAAACGATCCTGGCCCTCCCCCTGGAACCGCTGCCGATCCTTATGATAATTTAGAAGTTTATTGTTCGCCTTATGAATTTTACTTTAGGACGGATGGTAACACTCAAACTTTTAATGCTGATGAGTATATTTGGACAATTACAGATGGCGTTGGTGATACCCTAACAGAAACTACAATTAATACTGCTACTAATCCCACACCAGAACGATTTAATTTCAACTTTGAAAATATTTATCCATCTGTAAGTCAGGAAGTATTTACTATTAATCTGCAAGTGATAACAGACGATTATTGTGTGACAGATAGAAATGAAACGGTAAGATTATTTCCAAAACCTACTGGTGACTTTGTTGTTCAAAATTCAGTTATCACCTGTGATTCCGTATCCTATACTTTCAAAGCAGTTCAAGAAAATATTGATTACTTTTGGTCTTTAACTGCCTCGGATCCTACTAAAATAAGAACTGCAGTTGCAGATGATGTAAATGCAGAGTTTAGAGTATCTTTTGATCGCCCTAGTAGTGCTGAACCTGATTTAGACTTCACAGTAGAATTATATACTGAAAACCTGGTTTTATGTCAAAGTGAAACTAAAGATATGGATTTGACTATTCCAAAGGCTGAAATTGTCAATGTTGATATTGACTTCACGCCAACAGATGATGAGGCTTGTTTACCCTCTATTTATGACCTGCAAAATACAACTGCTTCTTCTCCACCTACTGGCACTGAGTGGGAATTTGAAATATATAAGTATAATACAGCAACTACTGTTTACGATTTAGTTGAAACCTTAAAAGGAGAAGATCAGCCAGTTGGAAATAAAGATTTCAACACAGCAATTCCTTATGAATTCACCGAAAGAGGTTCTTATAGAATTGATTTGGTTGCGAATTTAGTAAGCAATTGTAGAATCGGCTTATCAACTCCTGTTGATATAGATATATTTGAGACGCCTGAACCTAATTTCAGAACCAATATTACAAAAGGCTGTTCACCTCTTGATGTTACGCTAATTGAAAATTCATTAATCACTTCTGGCGATCCATTTGATTTATCTATAGAAGTCTATGATCCAGTAAATAACATTGTGACCCAAACCATTGCTGCTACATCTGGAACTGGAGGACAATTAAATAACGTTCTACTAGATCCATTAATCAATACAACCACAGACTCTATAGACTACGAAATCACATTAACAGCTACAGCAAACAATAGTCTAAATTGTTCATTGGATTCCACTGTAATAGTACGTGTATACCAAGAACCTGAAATTGATTTTGCAGTTACTTCTACAAATCCTGCTTGTCAGAAAGATTATGAATTTACTTTTGATATTTCCTCTATTAATGTACCTGCAGGAACAGACTTGATTTGGAATTGGGGTGATGGGGATCCAGTATTTGTTACTGATGAAACTGTCACTACGGTAAGCCATGAATACAGCAATAGAGCAAGCTTCTTTGGCAATGATACTTATACCGTTACTTTGACGGCTGAAACACCTAATAATTGCAGTTTTAGCATAACAGAAACAATAAATTTATATCCAAGATTACAAGCACAGTTCAATGCAAGTACCGAACAAGGATGTGACCCTTTAAATGTTACATTTACCAGCGCTTCATTAGGTACAAATATTGCCGGTGGACATGAATACTACAGAAGACTTCAAGGCGATGTCATATGGAATCCAATTGATTCAGTTTCAAATACTGGGACAGTTTCAGAATATCTTGAAAATAATACTAACAATATTGAGACATGGGAAATACTTTATATTGTACAAGGAGAAGGCGGTTGTAGAGATACTGCAAACATTAAAGAAATCACAGTAAATCCATCTCCAGATTTTCAAGTAAATGTGATTAATAGCCCTTTATGCCAAACAGATGAAAATGGAGATTATGAATTTGAATTTGAACTTGATAATGTAGATGTTCCCGCTGGTACTGAGTTTACTTGGAATTGGGGAGATGGCTCTACTCCACTAACTACTAATTCTGATGCAAATCAAACTCACATTTTTAATAACAGGTTAAGTTATTTTGGTACGGATAATTATACAGTTACTGTATCAGCTGAATCAGCAGATGGTTGTATCATTAATGAAATGGTAAATATTCAACTGCATCCTCAAATTGAGGCTATTTTCTTTCAGAATTTAGATGAAGGTTGTGCACCATTAACGGTCAATTTTACGAGTTCCTCAAGAGGTACTGGTTTAATCAATAATTATGTTTATCAATTCAGAGAACAAGGTGAAACTACATGGAATACAATTTCAGGCACATCACCAAATGGTGTTGGAAGCTTTGAATTTCAAAACACTACTGGAAGCAACCTAATTTATGAAGTTAGACATTTAGTAACATCTGACTTAGGCAATTGTGAAGATATTTCTGAAATTCAAGAAATAACTGTATTTCCGGAATTTAATTCCCCAACAGTTACAGGACCTTCAGAGGTATGTACATTTGAGCAAAATGTACAATATTCCGTTCCTGATGTCCCTAGTTCAAATTTTAATTGGTCATTACCTCAAGGGGCCTTCATTGTGAACCAAAATACAAATGGGAGTGAAATTGAAGTGAATTTCAGTTCATTTAGTGGTGTTATGGAAGTAACTGAAGAGAATGCAAATGGATGCTTTGGAAATCCTAACAGTATCCCTGTCACTGTTCTTCCAGGACCGACAGTTAGTTTAAGTCTTAATGGCCCCAATACTATTTGCCCTGGTGATACCACAAGTTTACAATTCGACCTTTCAGGGCCAGGAAATCAAGGCTTTGATGTAATTTATAGTAATGGACAGCAAACTGATACACTTGAAAATATTCAAAATGGTCATATTGAAACAATTACTCCAACACAATCAAGTAACTATTTTGTATTAAACGTAATTGATAGGCAATATCCAGCGTGTTCGGCTTCAAGCGTAACTGGTTCTGCATTTGTTAATGTAAATTTTGCACCTTCTGCCTCTTTATCTGGAAGTACAACAATATGTGAAGATGGAAGTACAAATTTATTCATTAATTTAACTGGAGCTGGCCCTTGGGATTTAACCTATACTGATGGAAACAGCAACTTCTTAATTGAAAACATCACATCTCCCGTTTATCAATTGGAGGTTAGTCCTTCAATAAATACGACTTATGAATTAGTATCCGTTACTGACAGTAATAACCCTGTTTGT harbors:
- a CDS encoding PKD domain-containing protein; amino-acid sequence: MLKSNGYIKYFLVIGIVTFSILFFHNDSYAQCANISGQASGVSPGVGCSPHLVNFTTDYDVINLTAADIAYEVDWGDGNTDVYVLGSDAEITTSVVNASTTKISLAANHTFVSGTMCRYEITANLRFDGTSCTEQQLQPVVVWDNDNVNGGTVAMDPDEYEVCAGSEVTVNFTDITDFNCTPPDYMDSNPNFFARTYAFEYGTFNSIANIEVDGAVRTYPYYDGVVFTTPDGDLDNDGQLTYDIFVPGSANVTEQFEVTLYYWNFCNPFNGNPAAPNFGDAQTATALITIVPPPEPEPQVFDANEDFATESGNNSFWYDNTQPTQTFCADQIIHFRQDPSANPGTDYAWDFDWDGTIAGFDSTANGASTSFSYDALTYAGQTVEIGLKISRGDVGTPCIFYESIEIEIEEGPQASFTLDENDGCEEVTFNTTNTSNDATDYEWSITQISGPAGTIEDITAQENSVNLSNVTITGPGTYEVELLATSTLVTSCPNSTTRTITIYDNPAADFTADDVCFGDDLIFEDLSNITTVVNSDNIDNWEFVFDFNNTDYTTDPEGTFNAQTITTLASGDFTGNEYAHTYPAAGTYNVALRVITANGCVSAVDTASVVVKNNPISNFEFADNGIDYTQDLCPGTPIEIKNTSPAGQTDPAVDQYYLEIISEDGANDGFFPTFPAAFVLPGDSAIINPNPGDLPNPNSSAEYTYEFYIIAEGDNNCDTREGPISITLLPAQAAEFDIFENDPGPPPGTAADPYDNLEVYCSPYEFYFRTDGNTQTFNADEYIWTITDGVGDTLTETTINTATNPTPERFNFNFENIYPSVSQEVFTINLQVITDDYCVTDRNETVRLFPKPTGDFVVQNSVITCDSVSYTFKAVQENIDYFWSLTASDPTKIRTAVADDVNAEFRVSFDRPSSAEPDLDFTVELYTENLVLCQSETKDMDLTIPKAEIVNVDIDFTPTDDEACLPSIYDLQNTTASSPPTGTEWEFEIYKYNTATTVYDLVETLKGEDQPVGNKDFNTAIPYEFTERGSYRIDLVANLVSNCRIGLSTPVDIDIFETPEPNFRTNITKGCSPLDVTLIENSLITSGDPFDLSIEVYDPVNNIVTQTIAATSGTGGQLNNVLLDPLINTTTDSIDYEITLTATANNSLNCSLDSTVIVRVYQEPEIDFAVTSTNPACQKDYEFTFDISSINVPAGTDLIWNWGDGDPVFVTDETVTTVSHEYSNRASFFGNDTYTVTLTAETPNNCSFSITETINLYPRLQAQFNASTEQGCDPLNVTFTSASLGTNIAGGHEYYRRLQGDVIWNPIDSVSNTGTVSEYLENNTNNIETWEILYIVQGEGGCRDTANIKEITVNPSPDFQVNVINSPLCQTDENGDYEFEFELDNVDVPAGTEFTWNWGDGSTPLTTNSDANQTHIFNNRLSYFGTDNYTVTVSAESADGCIINEMVNIQLHPQIEAIFFQNLDEGCAPLTVNFTSSSRGTGLINNYVYQFREQGETTWNTISGTSPNGVGSFEFQNTTGSNLIYEVRHLVTSDLGNCEDISEIQEITVFPEFNSPTVTGPSEVCTFEQNVQYSVPDVPSSNFNWSLPQGAFIVNQNTNGSEIEVNFSSFSGVMEVTEENANGCFGNPNSIPVTVLPGPTVSLSLNGPNTICPGDTTSLQFDLSGPGNQGFDVIYSNGQQTDTLENIQNGHIETITPTQSSNYFVLNVIDRQYPACSASSVTGSAFVNVNFAPSASLSGSTTICEDGSTNLFINLTGAGPWDLTYTDGNSNFLIENITSPVYQLEVSPSINTTYELVSVTDSNNPVCSGAVSGIATVEINTKPTAEISGDYNNVCANEFVSLDVELTGYEPWTIRYTDGTNIFTVPNITANDNFDPENDTYNHSFDVFPPTGTTEYTLVDVRDSNSPNCLGDISGRATVNVFDRPTVEIEGNNTICSGESSPLTFNFTGDGPFNALVTANQDTLEYTNLQNGQSVTLSPENSTVYRVIELVDSRGCLGNSLGGPVSINVNQLPTSEISGDDVTCYGEETELIFDQSGVGPWTITYSDGSQNFSFTTSFNRHFEPVFPTTTTTYTLVSVVDSNSPESCIGSVSGSALKEVFPELEANFEATPQDMILPESTVSITNNTTNKNEWEYEWDFGDGTISTETDPAPHEYGTFGTFVIRMTATNGQCTDTYQTTITIGAIPPIVDFDATPKEGCLPLVVEFENLTQFADPSTYQWEFGDGQRVAAVENPTHVYRNPGTYSVRLSATNITGQRTEMFKEEFIVVNATPTASFTIPDEYRQVFTGEEVRFVNLSEGADEFIWKFGDGNESFEEEPIHAYPDSGIYDITLIAINSETGCTDSMTLSSQVQVILGGASDVPNAFTPSRAGPGTASSNPLQNDFFLPKVEGVSQFNMKIYNRWGELLFESNDRTVGWDGYYNGVLMPQGVYVYRLELVFENGRRETKVGDITLIR
- the hrpB gene encoding ATP-dependent helicase HrpB, whose product is MPKIDLSQINLPIVEILPEVVQKIKEEQNLILNAEAGAGKSTIIPLALLEILQEKKQKIIMLEPRRLAAKSIAQRMSQLIGEEVGNTVGYRIRFETRISENTKIEVVTEGILNKMMDSDPDLKDVAIVIFDEFHERSIHADVALALARFTQQNSRPDLKLLIMSATLNQELLAKALNAKVVVSKGRQFPVDIVYAGNLDQRLIAELTAEQVKKALKEDEGDVLVFLPGQGEILAVQDLLRKSKVKAEIYPLFGQLAWHKQWAAIQPHPQGKRKIVLATSIAETSLTIEGIKVVIDTGLKKNSIFDPNTALNSLKTESISQDEATQRAGRAGRLAAGKCYRMWTEAEQNLKPSHRLAEILHADLANLKLDLAARNIHESKRLFWLTPPPLDKLIYAENLLIQLEALNEDKNITEIGKQMHQLPCHPRLAHMLVKSTENLSLAIDLASLLEEKDPLYKKAGADISERIQMLRTLRGENRLGRNFKKIEKIAHSYRALFKIKEDNKEVDPYAIGFLLAMAYPDRIASAKRGNNAQFQLSNGSIAAIGHKDELADESWLTVANMDARGGMGKIFLAAPLNPKDLMPLVKNQRNVSWDFDEDEFEVSNDLSIGNITLKKEELDDEPNSKEKRKAIIKAIQLHYDEILNVNDEFLNYLEEIKEQKNETEYSDINLAFLGITAEKWLPEGIENEENIFKSIQELSLTTILKSLLKA